One stretch of Wolbachia endosymbiont of Armadillidium arcangelii DNA includes these proteins:
- a CDS encoding Rpn family recombination-promoting nuclease/putative transposase has product MINVNPSKEFEMPEYLKEAVAGSREKDLRWLEPYEGKLSSTVPRGEFSGKYLSPLNSYSFKRIFGTEKNKDILIHFLKDILGFTGLAAIHDVEFLATILDPEIAAKKQSIVDVLCKDSQGSRYIIEMQFTKTKGFEKRAQYYAAKAYSSQADQGDEYHNLKEIIFIAVADCIIFPDKAEYKSNHVILDKNSFEHDLKDFYFVFIELPKFTKTKEDQLENIVEKWCYFFRYAGETREEDLDKIVGSDVIIKRAYEEMNKFNWSEEELLAYEQRKKRIMDEIAAFAEKFDEGLRLGQEKGRQEGIQIGRQKGKIEGIAEGEQQAKIAVAKNLLKAGVSTDIISQTTGLSSNEIKQLQAERPYSSLIYRSNTLLIPLTTDVPFKKVLGLLGSSTFLETC; this is encoded by the coding sequence ATGATTAATGTTAATCCTAGTAAGGAATTTGAAATGCCAGAATATTTGAAGGAAGCTGTTGCCGGTTCTCGAGAAAAGGACTTAAGATGGCTCGAGCCGTATGAAGGGAAACTTTCAAGTACGGTTCCTAGAGGAGAGTTTAGTGGAAAATATCTCAGTCCACTAAACTCTTACTCGTTCAAAAGAATATTTGGCACTGAGAAGAATAAAGATATCCTCATTCATTTCTTGAAAGATATTTTAGGCTTTACTGGCTTAGCCGCTATTCACGATGTTGAATTCTTAGCTACCATTTTGGACCCAGAGATTGCCGCCAAAAAGCAGAGTATTGTCGATGTTCTTTGTAAGGACTCTCAAGGTTCCAGATACATCATAGAGATGCAGTTCACTAAGACCAAAGGCTTCGAAAAGCGTGCTCAGTATTATGCTGCTAAAGCCTACTCAAGTCAAGCTGATCAAGGTGATGAGTATCATAATCTCAAGGAAATTATCTTTATTGCTGTTGCTGATTGCATTATTTTTCCAGATAAGGCTGAGTACAAATCAAATCATGTCATCTTGGATAAAAATAGCTTTGAACATGACTTGAAGGATTTTTACTTTGTATTCATAGAACTACCAAAATTTACAAAGACAAAAGAAGACCAACTAGAAAATATAGTAGAAAAATGGTGTTATTTTTTTCGTTATGCAGGAGAAACAAGGGAAGAGGATCTAGATAAGATAGTTGGTAGTGACGTAATAATAAAACGAGCTTATGAAGAGATGAATAAGTTTAACTGGTCAGAAGAAGAATTACTAGCATATGAGCAAAGGAAAAAACGTATAATGGATGAGATTGCTGCTTTTGCTGAAAAATTTGATGAGGGTCTTAGACTAGGTCAAGAAAAAGGTAGACAGGAAGGCATCCAAATCGGCCGTCAAAAAGGTAAAATTGAAGGTATAGCAGAGGGCGAACAACAGGCTAAAATAGCTGTGGCCAAAAATCTACTTAAGGCTGGCGTCTCTACTGACATCATATCGCAAACTACAGGTCTTTCCTCTAATGAAATCAAGCAGTTACAGGCAGAAAGACCATATAGTTCCTTGATTTATCGCTCTAACACACTGCTTATTCCTTTAACTACTGATGTTCCATTTAAGAAAGTATTAGGCCTCTTAGGTAGCTCTACTTTCCTTGAAACTTGTTGA
- a CDS encoding group II intron maturase-specific domain-containing protein: MIRKNCAATQEKVIELLTPQIRGWVYYHRGICARKAYEKVDSEIFKALWQWSKRRHPNKGLRWIKEKYFKTKEARRWCFAALTKNKGTVEWKELFQATSVPIRRHKKIQAEANPYDKEWYAYFEKRRSNNPSLYEDDKI; the protein is encoded by the coding sequence TTGATTCGTAAGAACTGCGCAGCAACCCAAGAAAAAGTAATAGAACTGCTCACACCTCAAATTCGAGGGTGGGTCTATTACCACAGGGGAATATGCGCAAGAAAAGCTTATGAGAAAGTGGATTCTGAGATTTTTAAAGCCTTATGGCAATGGTCAAAACGCAGACACCCTAATAAAGGCTTACGCTGGATTAAGGAGAAATACTTTAAAACAAAAGAAGCCAGAAGATGGTGCTTTGCAGCGCTGACTAAGAATAAAGGTACAGTTGAGTGGAAGGAACTCTTTCAAGCAACAAGCGTACCAATTCGTCGCCACAAGAAAATTCAAGCTGAGGCAAATCCCTACGATAAAGAATGGTATGCCTACTTTGAAAAACGTAGATCAAATAATCCTTCTCTTTATGAGGATGATAAGATATGA
- a CDS encoding reverse transcriptase domain-containing protein, with product MLSVNISGTRKRKKYGVHVIRYADDFIVTGKSKEILETKVKRLVEDFLSDRGLTLSTGKTKITHVEQGFDFLGQTVRKEDNHQTFSRKYKPTSEAHPVLDS from the coding sequence ATGTTATCAGTAAACATTTCGGGAACAAGAAAACGCAAGAAATATGGTGTGCACGTGATTCGCTACGCGGATGACTTCATAGTAACTGGAAAATCAAAAGAAATTCTTGAGACTAAAGTTAAAAGGCTAGTAGAGGATTTCCTCAGCGACAGAGGGTTAACTCTATCCACAGGAAAAACCAAGATCACACACGTAGAACAGGGATTTGATTTTCTAGGTCAGACAGTACGAAAGGAAGATAATCATCAAACCTTCAGCAGAAAGTACAAACCGACTTCTGAAGCGCATCCGGTGCTTGATTCGTAA